The following proteins are encoded in a genomic region of Gimesia algae:
- a CDS encoding PH domain-containing protein produces the protein MSTVDSQAVDTKLTQLNLKLSPNINYRLETMFPKLEGMFAKSGIKKKFQLVKRLEPLLEEMLLEKEEVLFISKGNQSSFSEQFFMGALWAQTINHTAVVLTNFRLLCIRTNGKGKPKRTFWSIYYSQIKDLKSTIFGNAKICLKDGKNLNYSGFPKIDRKMMREVFLDAYQKFEEKGFDPEVSQSREKLCGNCYAVVPRHDYHCEACGATFWKPSEIAIRSFFFPSWGDFVMKHYPIAFAELCGFMILLVVLAAVISNGDYGFAVLLFVLANGGDAAITAQIAAKGLHLKSVPESQSA, from the coding sequence ATGAGCACAGTCGACAGCCAGGCGGTTGATACCAAACTTACCCAGTTAAATCTGAAGCTTTCCCCCAATATTAATTATCGGCTGGAGACGATGTTCCCCAAGCTGGAGGGGATGTTTGCCAAGAGCGGAATCAAGAAAAAATTTCAACTGGTGAAACGCCTGGAACCATTGCTGGAAGAGATGCTGCTGGAAAAAGAAGAAGTGCTGTTCATCTCTAAAGGGAATCAGTCATCCTTCTCTGAGCAGTTTTTCATGGGAGCCCTCTGGGCCCAGACAATTAATCATACGGCGGTCGTGCTGACGAACTTTAGGTTGCTGTGTATCCGTACGAATGGCAAAGGCAAACCCAAGCGTACGTTCTGGTCGATTTATTACAGTCAGATCAAGGATCTGAAAAGTACGATCTTCGGAAACGCCAAGATCTGTCTGAAGGATGGTAAGAACCTGAATTATTCCGGCTTTCCGAAAATCGATCGCAAAATGATGCGAGAGGTGTTTTTGGATGCGTATCAAAAGTTTGAAGAGAAAGGCTTTGATCCTGAGGTATCTCAGTCCCGTGAGAAACTGTGCGGCAATTGTTATGCAGTCGTCCCCAGGCATGATTATCATTGTGAAGCCTGTGGCGCGACGTTCTGGAAACCATCGGAAATTGCAATACGCAGTTTCTTCTTCCCGTCGTGGGGAGACTTTGTGATGAAGCATTATCCAATCGCCTTTGCCGAGTTGTGCGGTTTTATGATATTGCTGGTTGTACTGGCAGCTGTGATTTCGAATGGAGATTATGGTTTTGCCGTGCTGCTGTTTGTACTGGCCAATGGTGGCGACGCCGCGATTACGGCACAGATTGCTGCGAAAGGGCTGCATCTGAAATCGGTGCCTGAATCCCAGTCAGCCTGA
- a CDS encoding class I SAM-dependent methyltransferase: MLNPMYSEHAAEYAAAIRDNSYNAHYERPSLCTLLPELPGKRVIDLGCGPGEYAAYLLSQGATVTAVDSSAEMIALVQQEPGKNINAYVQDLAQGVPDEADQSFDLAVSPLMIHYLEDPTVLFRDVKRILKPAGLFVFSTHHPFVDYQFSPSGNYFLTEKIVDEWGTLGRPVRVEYYRRPLSALMQSLTDAGLCVVELSEGKPDELMQQSDPESYRKLSTAPGFLFLKCRVG; this comes from the coding sequence ATGTTGAACCCCATGTATTCCGAACACGCTGCTGAATACGCGGCAGCGATCAGAGACAACAGCTATAACGCGCACTACGAACGCCCTTCTCTCTGTACGCTGCTGCCGGAACTGCCGGGGAAACGGGTGATTGATCTGGGCTGTGGACCTGGTGAATACGCCGCTTACCTGCTGTCACAGGGCGCGACGGTCACCGCCGTTGACAGTTCGGCTGAAATGATCGCATTGGTACAGCAGGAGCCAGGCAAAAACATCAATGCTTATGTGCAGGATCTTGCGCAGGGCGTGCCTGACGAAGCAGATCAGTCGTTTGATCTGGCTGTTTCTCCTTTGATGATTCATTACCTGGAAGATCCGACTGTTTTATTCCGCGATGTGAAACGCATTTTAAAGCCAGCGGGGCTGTTTGTGTTTTCAACGCATCATCCGTTTGTGGATTACCAGTTCTCGCCGAGCGGCAATTATTTTCTGACGGAGAAAATCGTCGACGAGTGGGGTACACTGGGGCGGCCCGTGCGAGTGGAATATTATCGTCGGCCCCTTTCGGCGTTAATGCAGAGTCTGACGGACGCAGGCTTGTGTGTGGTGGAATTGAGTGAAGGCAAACCTGACGAACTGATGCAGCAGAGTGACCCGGAAAGTTATCGGAAGTTGTCAACCGCGCCCGGGTTTCTGTTTTTGAAGTGCCGTGTCGGTTAA
- the sugE gene encoding quaternary ammonium compound efflux SMR transporter SugE, producing the protein MSWLILILAGLFEVAWAVGLKYTEGFTRLLPSLWTIGSMIVSLGLLGLAMKTLPLGTAYAVWVGVGAVGTVILGVVLFQEPVNTIRVISVILILAGLIGLKLGTTG; encoded by the coding sequence ATGTCGTGGCTGATTCTCATTCTGGCAGGTTTATTTGAAGTGGCCTGGGCCGTGGGCTTGAAATATACGGAAGGTTTTACGCGTCTGCTCCCTTCCCTCTGGACCATCGGTTCGATGATTGTCAGCCTGGGATTGCTGGGACTCGCGATGAAAACTCTGCCTTTAGGGACGGCTTATGCTGTCTGGGTCGGAGTGGGCGCGGTGGGAACAGTCATCCTGGGTGTCGTGCTGTTTCAGGAGCCGGTCAATACGATCCGCGTTATCAGTGTAATACTGATCCTGGCCGGGTTGATTGGTCTTAAGCTGGGAACGACAGGTTGA
- a CDS encoding serine hydrolase domain-containing protein — protein MRIMRPWACMLILGMSLMLPPGVVQGQTINHKLEPYLKSGELPAVAAAVVVQGVLTEYGAVGTRKMGADIPVTIHDKFHLGSDGKAMTATIAGMMIEEGKLKWDSTLADVFPELKESMAPGVGKVTLEQLLSHTSGMRADDENLMDLLKNSVDVEENLDELRYWIVKESVKLPLVAEPSKAWAYNNRGYTIAGAMIERVSGKSWDELIVERIFEPFGLTTAGLGTQSTLGKIDAPLGHVKQKDGKVKSYMAGPQADNSLILGPAGTLHLSILDFATWASWNAGNGMRAPCNIVSPQMVEKIHTPVFTIKGENRPGTPPDGKYAHGWGWVSVDWAPYPLLYHGGSNGKNLAQVWIDKKKDIAIVIMTNISNPKADNTLREIAKELYEDATAGY, from the coding sequence ATGCGTATTATGCGGCCGTGGGCTTGTATGCTGATTCTGGGGATGAGTCTGATGCTGCCGCCTGGTGTGGTGCAGGGACAGACCATTAATCACAAACTGGAACCGTATCTGAAATCCGGAGAGCTGCCAGCGGTTGCTGCTGCCGTTGTAGTACAAGGTGTGCTGACCGAATATGGTGCGGTTGGGACACGGAAAATGGGAGCGGATATCCCGGTTACAATTCATGACAAGTTTCATCTGGGTTCCGATGGTAAAGCGATGACCGCGACCATCGCAGGGATGATGATTGAAGAAGGTAAGTTGAAATGGGATTCGACGCTGGCTGACGTCTTTCCGGAATTGAAAGAATCCATGGCACCTGGCGTTGGGAAAGTGACGCTGGAGCAGTTGCTATCACATACAAGCGGGATGCGGGCCGATGATGAGAATTTAATGGACCTGCTGAAGAACTCGGTTGATGTTGAAGAAAATCTGGACGAGCTGCGATACTGGATCGTGAAGGAATCGGTCAAGCTGCCCCTGGTGGCTGAACCATCCAAAGCGTGGGCTTACAACAACCGGGGTTATACCATTGCCGGTGCGATGATTGAACGCGTCAGCGGAAAATCCTGGGATGAGCTGATTGTGGAACGAATCTTTGAACCGTTTGGATTGACGACCGCTGGTCTGGGAACACAGTCTACGTTAGGGAAAATCGATGCACCGCTGGGGCATGTGAAGCAGAAGGATGGTAAGGTCAAATCGTATATGGCGGGACCGCAGGCAGATAACTCGCTGATTCTGGGACCTGCGGGAACTTTACACCTGTCGATCCTGGATTTTGCGACCTGGGCCAGTTGGAACGCCGGCAACGGCATGCGGGCACCCTGCAATATTGTTTCACCACAGATGGTTGAGAAAATTCATACCCCGGTATTTACGATCAAAGGTGAGAACCGTCCGGGGACACCCCCCGATGGAAAATACGCGCATGGCTGGGGCTGGGTGAGTGTCGACTGGGCACCGTATCCCCTGCTCTATCATGGCGGCTCGAACGGTAAGAATCTGGCACAGGTCTGGATTGATAAAAAGAAAGACATCGCGATTGTCATCATGACGAACATCAGTAATCCCAAGGCAGATAATACGCTACGGGAAATCGCGAAGGAACTGTATGAGGATGCCACTGCGGGGTATTAA
- a CDS encoding TIGR02452 family protein, giving the protein MNSRTGRAYLAKTTLEVMEVGQYVNPLGDAVAIAAEMTACNAGSVCFEPETLEQMRDEILQTPAPFDETEFTLANETTLEGARKLASESTEGRIGVLNFASAKNPGGGFLGGSQAQEESLARSSALYASLILFHSQYYETHRKLRSAFYSDRMIYSPGCPVFRDDAGSFLEASYQVDFLTSAAPNAGAIQKNEPVHVSEIPQVFMARMAKMLALFAAQGCQTLVLGAWGCGVFRNSPDLVARLFSEFLQSGGPYFGRFKQIRLSVLDRSEEKPILRAFTKYF; this is encoded by the coding sequence ATGAATAGTCGAACAGGACGTGCGTATCTGGCGAAAACGACGCTGGAAGTCATGGAAGTGGGACAGTATGTGAATCCCCTGGGGGATGCGGTGGCGATTGCTGCGGAGATGACAGCCTGTAATGCAGGTTCGGTCTGTTTTGAGCCAGAGACGCTGGAACAAATGCGAGATGAGATACTACAGACGCCGGCTCCATTTGATGAAACCGAATTCACACTGGCGAATGAGACCACGTTAGAAGGTGCACGAAAGTTGGCGTCTGAATCGACTGAGGGTCGGATTGGTGTGTTGAATTTTGCTTCTGCTAAAAATCCGGGAGGTGGTTTCCTGGGAGGGAGCCAGGCGCAGGAAGAGAGTCTGGCGCGAAGTTCGGCGCTGTATGCTTCGTTGATTCTGTTTCACAGCCAGTATTATGAGACACATCGCAAGCTGCGGAGTGCGTTTTATTCGGATCGCATGATCTACTCGCCGGGCTGCCCGGTCTTTCGAGATGATGCGGGATCTTTTCTGGAAGCAAGTTACCAGGTGGACTTCCTGACGAGTGCGGCTCCCAACGCGGGGGCGATTCAGAAGAATGAACCAGTACATGTGAGCGAGATTCCGCAAGTTTTCATGGCACGCATGGCTAAAATGCTCGCTTTATTCGCTGCTCAGGGTTGTCAGACACTGGTGCTGGGTGCCTGGGGCTGTGGTGTGTTTCGAAATTCTCCTGATCTGGTTGCACGGTTATTCTCTGAATTCCTGCAATCAGGTGGTCCTTATTTCGGTCGATTCAAACAGATTCGCTTGTCTGTACTTGACCGCAGTGAGGAAAAACCGATATTGAGAGCATTCACAAAATATTTTTAG
- a CDS encoding cysteine hydrolase family protein, which produces MSRALLVIDVQNEYFTGALPITYPAGHLEQILVAMDAAAAKQVPVVVVQHHMTDPDKPFFQKGTPGWELHDEVAKRPRELLLEKTLPGSFTGTELEDWLREQRIDTVTIAGYMTHMCCDTTARQAVHRGFTVEFLSDATGTLALSNSAGEVTAEELQRSILCAQQMMLSEVLDVATWVGRL; this is translated from the coding sequence ATGAGTCGCGCTTTACTGGTGATTGATGTGCAGAACGAATATTTCACGGGGGCGCTGCCGATAACTTATCCGGCGGGTCATCTGGAGCAGATCCTGGTGGCGATGGATGCGGCTGCCGCGAAACAGGTTCCCGTGGTTGTGGTGCAGCATCATATGACTGATCCGGACAAGCCGTTCTTTCAGAAAGGGACGCCGGGCTGGGAATTACATGATGAAGTGGCGAAGCGGCCGCGCGAACTGCTGCTTGAAAAGACGCTACCAGGCAGTTTCACCGGTACGGAACTGGAAGACTGGCTGCGGGAGCAGCGCATCGATACGGTGACGATTGCCGGGTATATGACACATATGTGTTGTGATACGACGGCCCGACAGGCGGTGCACCGCGGGTTTACGGTTGAGTTTCTAAGTGATGCGACGGGAACGCTGGCGCTGTCGAATTCGGCGGGTGAAGTGACGGCGGAAGAACTGCAGCGGTCGATTCTGTGTGCGCAGCAGATGATGCTGAGTGAAGTGCTGGACGTGGCCACCTGGGTCGGTCGGTTGTAA
- a CDS encoding glycoside hydrolase family protein, producing MPRLTAPCLFALFTLLFLTTDISFATEPVDIGSRLELMVDDTLIEFRSQNARFELHHPTPREIVFTYDKPWEGSGCGYQSIFKDGDKYRMYYKAWHLDVQEKKLGPNNSNFTCYAESDDGIHWKRPDLGLFSFPPKSGDKKNNIVIGKAYRDWMKSAKPDPVHPAVFKDENPACPADAKYKAILRSRGPHGLLVLKSPDGIHWSLLSEKPVITDGAFDSENLAFWDPASKQYRAYWRYFTKGTTNEKNWKPSGLRDIRTATSPDLLHWSKPQDLKYGDAPPEQLYTNQIKPYYRAPHILVGFPTRYIERGWSKSMEALPEFKHRKMRSSISDRYGMAITEGLFMTSRDGVNFKRWPEAFLRPGIERQGTWAYGHQYIGWQMVETKSDVEGAPNEISLYATEGYWTGNSNQLRRYTMRIDGFVSINAPLKGAEITTKPITFTGKELKLNFSTSAAGGITVELQTPDGKPIAGFTESDCSELFGDTIARAVSWKNGTDVSSLAGKPVKLKIKLKDADLYSFKFE from the coding sequence ATGCCACGACTGACAGCCCCGTGTCTCTTCGCTCTGTTCACACTTCTGTTTCTCACAACAGATATTTCCTTCGCCACAGAACCCGTCGACATTGGCTCCCGCCTGGAGCTCATGGTCGACGACACCCTGATTGAATTCCGCAGCCAAAACGCCCGTTTCGAACTGCATCACCCCACACCCCGGGAAATCGTTTTCACTTACGACAAGCCCTGGGAGGGGAGTGGCTGCGGCTACCAGAGTATCTTCAAAGACGGCGACAAATACCGCATGTACTACAAAGCCTGGCATCTCGACGTGCAGGAGAAAAAACTCGGCCCCAACAACAGCAACTTCACCTGCTACGCCGAGAGCGACGACGGCATCCACTGGAAACGCCCCGACCTGGGACTCTTTTCCTTTCCCCCAAAATCCGGGGATAAAAAGAATAATATCGTCATCGGCAAAGCGTATCGCGACTGGATGAAGTCCGCCAAACCCGATCCCGTGCATCCCGCCGTCTTCAAAGACGAAAACCCCGCCTGTCCCGCAGACGCCAAGTATAAGGCGATTCTCCGCTCCCGTGGTCCACACGGCTTACTCGTACTCAAATCCCCCGATGGCATTCACTGGTCACTGCTCTCAGAAAAACCGGTCATCACCGATGGTGCCTTCGATTCGGAAAATCTCGCCTTCTGGGATCCTGCCAGCAAACAATACCGCGCCTACTGGCGTTACTTCACCAAAGGCACAACCAATGAAAAAAACTGGAAACCGTCGGGACTGCGTGATATTCGCACCGCGACCTCACCAGACCTGCTGCACTGGAGCAAACCCCAGGACCTGAAGTACGGCGACGCACCGCCCGAACAGCTCTATACCAACCAGATCAAACCCTACTACCGTGCCCCGCACATCCTGGTCGGCTTTCCCACGCGTTACATCGAACGCGGCTGGTCCAAATCGATGGAAGCACTCCCCGAGTTTAAACATCGCAAAATGCGTTCTTCCATCTCCGACCGTTACGGCATGGCGATTACAGAAGGTCTCTTCATGACCAGTCGCGACGGCGTGAATTTCAAACGCTGGCCCGAAGCCTTCCTGCGTCCCGGCATCGAACGCCAGGGAACCTGGGCCTACGGACATCAATACATCGGCTGGCAGATGGTCGAAACCAAGTCCGATGTGGAAGGGGCCCCCAACGAAATTTCCCTCTACGCCACCGAAGGTTACTGGACCGGCAACAGCAATCAGCTCAGGCGTTACACGATGCGCATCGACGGCTTCGTCTCCATCAACGCACCACTCAAGGGAGCTGAGATCACGACGAAACCGATCACCTTCACAGGCAAAGAACTCAAGCTCAACTTCTCCACCTCTGCCGCCGGCGGCATCACCGTCGAACTGCAGACCCCCGACGGCAAACCGATCGCAGGTTTCACAGAGTCCGACTGCAGCGAACTCTTCGGCGACACCATCGCCCGCGCAGTGAGCTGGAAAAACGGTACCGATGTAAGTAGCCTCGCCGGCAAACCAGTCAAACTAAAAATCAAACTCAAAGACGCGGATCTGTATTCGTTCAAGTTTGAATAG
- a CDS encoding DinB family protein, with product MSTQQQALSMTDLAIEQLHRSRNFLTALLDTLADDQLHVRVGEGNHALWIMGHLAFADDLFISAFLNEPSCLTPEHEELFTSGTTPSDDPADYPDREELQKRMTTARNRFIDWAQTLEGETLWEASPEAVAPIASNAITAVHTLSQHDFFHAGQIATIRTSLGMKPVFG from the coding sequence ATGTCGACGCAACAACAAGCACTCTCAATGACCGATCTTGCTATCGAACAATTGCACCGCTCTCGGAATTTTTTGACAGCATTACTGGATACTTTAGCCGACGATCAGTTGCACGTGCGTGTGGGAGAAGGAAATCATGCGTTGTGGATCATGGGTCATCTGGCGTTCGCCGATGATTTATTCATCTCCGCGTTTCTGAATGAACCCAGCTGCCTCACTCCAGAACACGAGGAACTTTTTACCAGCGGCACCACTCCCAGCGACGATCCTGCCGACTACCCCGATCGGGAAGAACTACAAAAGCGAATGACAACCGCCCGTAATCGCTTCATCGACTGGGCCCAGACGCTGGAAGGAGAGACCCTCTGGGAAGCTTCTCCCGAAGCAGTCGCACCAATTGCTTCAAACGCAATTACCGCAGTGCATACTCTGTCGCAACACGATTTCTTCCACGCTGGACAAATTGCAACAATTCGCACCTCACTGGGCATGAAACCAGTCTTCGGATGA
- a CDS encoding tetratricopeptide repeat protein: MSEEAGSQGEPKQKEWEFRVGVRVDPAEGLLSTGMDEVNGLINRGGKVVSIEGGGAVLRKLNKDDTSDDPVMTLSGCDMKVVIDMTEFGSNAASQEHDRLYQEGLELINPYIFIVGREHEPADTEAARDDLAQGKELFRQALEIDPGNGAAWWIIGKAEQVLEDTEAACDAFRKAYQLIQNNPDAAREYMFECLKLGRTKQAIEAARHARKLKPEDMGLVANLALALMIGGELEEAADTIEIALAGAPDDPINVNLQQRIAEIRAGNQPQPQNLADLDE; this comes from the coding sequence ATGTCAGAAGAGGCAGGGAGTCAGGGAGAGCCGAAGCAGAAAGAGTGGGAGTTTCGTGTGGGAGTGCGGGTTGATCCTGCTGAGGGACTGCTGTCGACGGGGATGGATGAGGTCAATGGTCTGATCAATCGAGGTGGAAAAGTTGTCTCGATCGAAGGTGGCGGCGCTGTCTTGCGGAAACTTAATAAAGATGACACCAGCGACGACCCGGTGATGACACTTTCGGGATGTGATATGAAAGTGGTTATTGATATGACCGAATTCGGATCCAACGCTGCTTCGCAGGAACACGATCGCCTGTACCAGGAGGGACTGGAACTGATCAACCCTTATATATTTATCGTAGGTCGCGAACATGAACCGGCGGATACAGAAGCAGCCCGCGATGATCTGGCGCAGGGGAAGGAATTGTTTCGTCAGGCGCTGGAAATCGATCCGGGTAATGGAGCGGCGTGGTGGATTATCGGCAAAGCAGAGCAGGTTCTGGAAGATACGGAAGCCGCCTGTGATGCATTTCGCAAAGCGTATCAATTGATTCAAAACAACCCGGACGCAGCACGCGAATATATGTTTGAGTGTCTCAAGCTGGGTAGAACGAAGCAGGCGATTGAAGCGGCCCGACACGCGAGAAAACTCAAACCAGAAGATATGGGGCTGGTAGCAAATCTGGCGCTGGCGTTGATGATTGGTGGGGAACTGGAAGAAGCAGCGGATACGATTGAGATAGCGCTGGCGGGCGCGCCCGATGATCCGATCAATGTAAATCTGCAACAGCGGATTGCGGAGATTCGTGCTGGGAATCAGCCTCAGCCACAGAACCTGGCTGACCTGGATGAGTGA
- a CDS encoding SRPBCC family protein codes for MVTAADNSLSSLHIERKLEIAAPVQLAFEALLEQLGPGSTLPDGAAMPMKLEARPGGRWFRDLGDNAGHLWGHVQVIKPPVLIEIMGPLFMSYPVMSHVQYRLSENDSSTTMQFLHRATGNIDPSHAEGVVPGWEYILKQIKQRAEQDT; via the coding sequence ATGGTCACTGCAGCAGACAATTCACTTTCATCACTGCACATTGAACGTAAACTGGAAATTGCCGCGCCGGTTCAACTGGCGTTTGAAGCATTACTCGAACAACTCGGCCCCGGCTCTACATTGCCAGATGGGGCTGCCATGCCGATGAAGCTTGAGGCCCGGCCCGGCGGACGCTGGTTTCGGGATCTGGGTGACAATGCAGGCCATCTCTGGGGACACGTCCAAGTCATAAAGCCCCCCGTTTTAATCGAAATCATGGGGCCACTTTTCATGTCGTATCCGGTGATGTCTCATGTGCAATATCGGCTCAGTGAAAACGATAGCTCGACCACCATGCAATTTCTGCATCGCGCGACCGGCAATATCGATCCGTCACATGCCGAAGGCGTTGTACCTGGTTGGGAATACATACTGAAACAGATCAAACAGCGTGCCGAACAAGACACATAA